A genome region from Pseudomonas helmanticensis includes the following:
- a CDS encoding phosphatase PAP2 family protein yields the protein MNTRFYAYNFGIPLACAALVFLMFDMTKIDIAFSNLLFDPLTQTFPLDKIHFFEKLTHKWARIIPNWTAEIALIGAMLSVVWPLVNPQKRPRLGAFLERSKVAPLLRFAADHRRDFFFVVVAFAVCTGVIHFLKAHTSVYCPIETTLYGGKMAHVEWYNNFQLFHEAGEGRCWPGGHASGGFTMLALYFVARRYQWRFSSAILWGSLLLGFVYGTTRVLQGWHYMSHTFWAGIFVWLACLLTALAFYGRARLELPVLQKHQRPEPASTLATPLSNE from the coding sequence ATGAATACTCGTTTTTACGCTTACAACTTCGGCATCCCGCTGGCCTGCGCGGCGTTGGTCTTCCTGATGTTCGACATGACCAAAATCGACATCGCCTTCAGCAATCTGTTGTTCGATCCGCTGACCCAGACGTTCCCGCTCGACAAAATCCACTTCTTCGAAAAGCTCACGCACAAATGGGCGCGGATCATTCCGAACTGGACGGCGGAAATCGCCCTGATCGGCGCGATGCTCTCGGTGGTCTGGCCGTTGGTCAATCCGCAGAAGCGCCCGCGACTGGGGGCTTTTCTCGAGCGAAGCAAAGTTGCTCCGCTGCTGCGATTTGCCGCCGATCACCGTAGGGATTTTTTCTTCGTCGTCGTTGCGTTTGCCGTTTGCACCGGCGTGATCCATTTCCTCAAGGCGCACACCAGCGTTTACTGTCCGATCGAGACCACGCTTTACGGTGGAAAAATGGCTCACGTGGAGTGGTACAACAATTTCCAGCTGTTCCATGAAGCAGGAGAGGGACGCTGCTGGCCGGGCGGGCATGCGTCGGGCGGCTTTACCATGCTGGCGTTGTACTTCGTTGCGCGCCGTTACCAGTGGCGCTTTTCCAGTGCGATTCTGTGGGGTTCGCTGCTGCTCGGTTTTGTCTATGGCACGACACGGGTCCTGCAAGGTTGGCACTACATGTCCCACACGTTCTGGGCCGGAATCTTCGTCTGGCTGGCCTGTTTACTGACGGCACTGGCGTTTTATGGCCGGGCGCGGCTGGAGCTGCCGGTGTTGCAGAAGCATCAACGGCCAGAGCCCGCCAGCACCTTGGCAACTCCCTTGAGCAACGAATAA
- a CDS encoding histidine phosphatase family protein has product MELRLSLFGVKRSIDLSGLARFRNTWVVLAASALVIPLTLWLLAPGAVPDLAHGNVAGSQALATGWEKGEMIVLVRHVERCDHSKARCLSGNDGITDRSRSVAVAVGAQFEQLGLNNADIYNSPMVRTVQTAGYMFNRAATGEDWLISCKGRMLQEALAHKIPGRNLILVTHSECMAQIEKDLKVPASDPGYGSSLFVSAASPAAPKMLGFIEASDWHTVTTE; this is encoded by the coding sequence GTGGAATTGAGACTGAGTCTGTTCGGCGTCAAACGCTCGATCGATCTGAGCGGTCTGGCGCGTTTTCGCAACACCTGGGTGGTGTTGGCGGCATCGGCACTGGTGATACCGCTGACGTTGTGGTTGCTCGCCCCGGGGGCGGTCCCCGACCTGGCCCATGGCAATGTGGCTGGCTCGCAGGCGTTGGCAACGGGTTGGGAAAAGGGCGAGATGATCGTGCTGGTGCGCCATGTCGAGCGTTGCGATCACTCCAAGGCGCGCTGCCTGAGTGGCAATGACGGCATCACCGACCGCTCGCGCAGCGTGGCGGTCGCGGTCGGCGCGCAATTCGAGCAACTGGGGCTGAACAATGCCGACATCTATAACAGCCCGATGGTGCGCACCGTGCAGACCGCCGGGTACATGTTCAACCGTGCGGCGACCGGCGAAGACTGGTTGATCAGCTGCAAGGGGCGCATGTTGCAGGAGGCGCTTGCGCACAAGATCCCGGGTCGCAACCTGATTCTGGTGACCCACAGCGAATGCATGGCGCAGATCGAAAAAGACCTGAAGGTGCCGGCATCCGATCCCGGCTACGGCTCTTCGCTGTTTGTTTCCGCTGCCAGTCCGGCGGCGCCGAAAATGCTCGGCTTCATTGAAGCCTCCGACTGGCACACGGTGACCACCGAATGA
- a CDS encoding type II toxin-antitoxin system VapC family toxin — MIVLDTNVLSEFMRVEPASRVLAWVDAQPAMELAVSAVTVAEILHGIARLPSGKRKQKLEAHAMAMFEEDFAGRILSFDAHAAVEYATLVADCESKGRAISMADAQIAAICRTHGAPIATRNVKDFEFSGVEMINPWAA, encoded by the coding sequence ATGATAGTGCTTGATACCAACGTTCTATCAGAGTTCATGCGAGTCGAGCCAGCGTCCCGGGTGCTTGCCTGGGTTGATGCGCAACCCGCGATGGAGCTGGCAGTGAGTGCCGTGACCGTGGCAGAAATACTTCACGGCATCGCTCGGCTGCCTTCCGGAAAGCGCAAACAAAAACTTGAAGCCCATGCCATGGCGATGTTCGAAGAAGACTTTGCCGGACGTATTTTGTCTTTCGACGCTCATGCCGCTGTCGAGTACGCAACGCTTGTTGCGGATTGCGAATCAAAAGGCCGCGCGATTTCGATGGCCGATGCGCAAATTGCTGCGATCTGCCGAACCCATGGCGCCCCCATCGCTACCCGTAACGTGAAGGATTTCGAGTTCAGCGGTGTGGAGATGATTAACCCGTGGGCAGCCTGA
- a CDS encoding FitA-like ribbon-helix-helix domain-containing protein: MASITIRNLDEKLKEQLRITAAHNGHSMEEEARLILGRALTTVDRAGGLGSRIRNRFSAVGGIDLDLPQRSEKATAVDFSE, encoded by the coding sequence GTGGCCAGCATTACAATTCGAAACCTTGATGAAAAGCTCAAGGAACAACTGCGCATCACCGCGGCTCACAATGGGCATTCCATGGAGGAAGAGGCTCGACTTATTTTAGGCCGGGCTCTGACAACGGTAGACCGTGCCGGTGGCCTTGGCAGCCGAATCCGCAACAGATTCAGTGCTGTCGGCGGAATAGACCTCGATTTGCCGCAGCGTTCAGAGAAAGCCACTGCGGTGGATTTCTCCGAATGA
- a CDS encoding DUF1329 domain-containing protein, whose amino-acid sequence MSLAAGSVFAAITPQQAEQLKTTLTPMGAERAGNAAGTIPAWTGGITQAPAGYKSGQHHPDPYAADKPLFTITKANLDQYKTHLSPGQIALFNSYPDTFQMPIYPSRRSGSAPQWLYDNTLKNATSAKLLEGGSGFSDAYGGVPFPVPKDGIEVLWNHITRYRGIYVVRRASEAPVQRNGSFALVTSQQEALFNYYRPNGQFADLKNILFYYLAFVKSPARLAGGAALVHETLDQLKDARQAWIYDAGQRRVRRAPNLAYDTPIASSDGLRTADDTDLFNGSPDRYEWKLKGKQEIYIPYNNYKVGSPDVKYAQLLTPGHLNPQFTRYELHRVWVVEGNLKPGSRHIYSKRVLFLDEDSWGAALVDQYDGRGELWRVSMAYLKNFYDLPTTWSALDVFHDLQARRYYVQNLDNEEAETVDFAQPVPEDAYFMPSALRQRGTR is encoded by the coding sequence ATGAGTCTGGCCGCCGGCAGCGTTTTCGCCGCCATCACCCCGCAACAAGCCGAACAACTGAAAACCACCCTGACTCCCATGGGCGCCGAGCGGGCTGGCAACGCCGCCGGCACCATCCCAGCGTGGACGGGCGGCATCACCCAAGCCCCCGCCGGTTACAAGTCGGGTCAGCATCACCCCGATCCGTACGCCGCCGACAAACCGCTGTTCACCATCACCAAAGCCAATCTCGACCAGTACAAAACGCACCTCAGCCCCGGCCAGATCGCCTTGTTCAACAGCTATCCCGACACCTTCCAGATGCCGATTTACCCGTCCCGCCGCTCCGGCTCGGCGCCGCAATGGCTGTACGACAACACCCTGAAAAACGCCACCTCGGCAAAGTTGCTCGAAGGCGGCAGCGGCTTCTCCGATGCCTACGGCGGCGTACCGTTTCCGGTGCCCAAGGACGGCATCGAAGTGTTGTGGAACCACATCACCCGCTATCGCGGCATCTACGTCGTGCGCCGCGCCTCCGAAGCGCCGGTCCAACGTAACGGCAGCTTCGCGCTGGTCACTTCGCAGCAGGAAGCGCTGTTTAACTACTACCGCCCGAACGGCCAGTTCGCTGACCTGAAAAACATCCTGTTCTACTACCTCGCCTTCGTGAAAAGCCCGGCGCGACTGGCCGGTGGCGCTGCCCTCGTGCACGAAACCCTCGACCAGCTCAAGGACGCGCGCCAGGCCTGGATCTACGACGCCGGCCAACGCCGCGTACGCCGTGCGCCGAACCTCGCCTACGACACGCCAATCGCCTCCTCCGATGGCCTGCGCACCGCCGACGACACCGACCTGTTCAACGGCTCGCCGGATCGCTACGAGTGGAAGCTCAAGGGCAAACAGGAAATCTACATTCCCTACAACAATTACAAAGTCGGCAGCCCCGACGTGAAATACGCGCAACTGCTCACCCCCGGCCACCTCAACCCGCAGTTCACCCGCTACGAACTGCACCGGGTCTGGGTGGTGGAAGGCAACCTCAAACCAGGTTCGCGACACATCTATTCCAAACGCGTGCTGTTTCTCGATGAAGACAGCTGGGGCGCCGCACTGGTCGATCAATACGATGGGCGAGGGGAGTTGTGGCGCGTGTCGATGGCCTACCTGAAAAACTTCTACGACCTACCGACCACCTGGAGTGCGCTGGACGTCTTCCACGACTTGCAGGCGCGCCGTTACTACGTGCAGAACCTTGATAACGAAGAAGCGGAGACCGTGGATTTTGCGCAACCGGTGCCGGAGGACGCGTATTTCATGCCGTCGGCGTTGCGCCAGCGTGGGACTCGTTAA
- a CDS encoding DUF1302 domain-containing protein, translating into MINTRLRLTGAALPGVGLAGLLQLCAVDGAHAVEFSVLDKQVTGSFDTTLSYGRLWRVQGRDKSNDDVNTNDGNRNFDTGLVSEVYKITSELEANYQNYGLFMRGTAFYDTQLMDKRNNYYDNNSPSQPSQSYPQDDRFTSQTRDIAGSRIEMLDAYVHGSWDVAQMPVTARVGRQVFNWGEGIFYRGGINTTNPVDAAKYRLPGAEVKEVLVPVEALSFNIGLTDSLTMESFYQTNWKETRIDPVGTFYSQTDLFADGGNTGYNNFSGTALDTPVPGFGNVIGLYSALGNNPLLGPVLKSTGLYANGVTPAYGNTLKVASIGKDYNARNDGQFGFAFRYIAEQLNSTEFGLYMVNYHAKEPTIAADLGGYKGIDMNALTNLLAGVAGDQAGALANGLATADVMGNIQAHRRYAEDIRMYGFSFNTTLGEASVFGEIAYRPNLPIGVAATNDLIGDLANGAAVAVTGRSINVGGQMVNLNSEINNAERVEAFNTSLGTIYNFGPTASFDSLFGIFELASEHLRGSSLQYTAYDGTNRYYAGTGNYSYVSGGDRDDQVNRDSYSYTAMLNGTWNDVYAGVNVSPYIVYKDDFQGNSYQAGNTIEGRKAYTLGIKANYQNKLEAELQYTEFYGGGQNNGIRDRDNVGFNLKYFL; encoded by the coding sequence ATGATCAACACTCGATTGCGCCTGACGGGCGCCGCGCTGCCCGGTGTCGGCCTCGCCGGCTTGCTGCAACTGTGCGCAGTCGATGGCGCGCACGCGGTGGAATTCAGCGTGCTCGACAAACAGGTCACCGGCTCGTTCGACACGACCTTGTCCTACGGTCGTTTGTGGCGGGTGCAGGGTCGCGATAAAAGTAACGATGACGTCAACACCAACGACGGCAATCGCAACTTCGACACCGGGCTGGTTTCCGAGGTGTACAAGATCACCTCCGAGCTTGAAGCCAACTATCAGAACTACGGTTTGTTCATGCGCGGCACCGCGTTTTACGACACGCAGTTGATGGACAAGCGCAACAACTACTACGACAACAACAGCCCTTCGCAACCAAGCCAGAGTTACCCGCAGGACGACCGCTTCACCAGTCAGACCCGCGACATCGCCGGCAGCCGCATCGAGATGCTCGACGCCTATGTACACGGCAGTTGGGACGTTGCGCAGATGCCGGTGACCGCGCGTGTCGGCCGTCAGGTGTTCAACTGGGGCGAGGGGATTTTCTATCGCGGCGGGATCAACACCACCAACCCGGTGGACGCCGCGAAGTACCGTTTGCCCGGCGCCGAAGTGAAAGAAGTGCTGGTGCCGGTCGAGGCGCTGAGCTTCAACATCGGCCTGACCGATTCGCTGACCATGGAGAGTTTCTACCAGACCAACTGGAAGGAAACTCGCATCGATCCGGTCGGCACTTTCTACTCGCAGACCGATCTGTTCGCTGACGGCGGCAACACCGGTTACAACAATTTCAGCGGCACCGCACTCGATACGCCGGTGCCGGGATTTGGCAATGTCATCGGTTTGTACAGCGCGCTGGGCAACAACCCGTTGCTGGGGCCGGTGCTGAAATCCACCGGGCTGTACGCCAACGGGGTGACCCCGGCCTACGGCAATACCTTGAAAGTGGCGTCGATCGGCAAAGACTACAACGCGCGCAACGACGGCCAGTTTGGCTTCGCGTTTCGCTACATCGCCGAGCAACTCAACAGCACCGAGTTCGGTTTGTACATGGTCAACTACCACGCGAAGGAACCGACCATCGCGGCGGATCTCGGCGGTTACAAGGGCATCGACATGAACGCCCTGACCAACCTGCTGGCGGGCGTCGCGGGCGATCAGGCGGGAGCGCTCGCCAACGGTCTGGCCACCGCTGATGTGATGGGCAATATCCAGGCGCATCGGCGTTACGCCGAAGACATCCGCATGTATGGCTTCAGTTTCAACACGACGTTGGGCGAGGCCTCGGTGTTCGGTGAAATCGCTTATCGACCGAATCTGCCGATCGGCGTCGCGGCGACCAACGATTTGATTGGCGACCTGGCCAACGGTGCGGCGGTGGCGGTGACGGGTCGGTCGATCAATGTCGGTGGGCAGATGGTCAACCTCAACAGCGAGATCAACAACGCCGAACGTGTCGAAGCGTTCAACACCTCGCTGGGGACCATCTACAACTTCGGCCCGACGGCCTCGTTCGACTCGCTGTTCGGCATCTTCGAACTGGCCTCCGAACACCTGCGCGGCAGCAGTCTGCAATACACCGCTTATGACGGCACGAACCGTTATTACGCGGGTACCGGTAACTATTCCTATGTGTCGGGCGGTGATCGCGACGATCAGGTCAACCGTGATTCCTACAGCTACACGGCGATGCTCAACGGCACGTGGAACGACGTGTACGCCGGGGTCAACGTCTCGCCTTACATCGTTTACAAGGACGACTTCCAGGGCAACAGCTACCAGGCCGGCAACACCATCGAAGGGCGCAAGGCCTACACGCTGGGGATCAAGGCCAACTACCAGAACAAGCTCGAGGCCGAACTGCAGTACACCGAGTTTTACGGCGGCGGGCAGAACAACGGCATCCGCGACCGCGACAACGTCGGGTTCAACCTCAAGTATTTCCTTTGA
- a CDS encoding phospholipase — protein sequence MKLTFLLLLLCATAPSAWGWSNHTVGSYLALQDLPALRDAPLVEVEPLETFLAQQYEAVSALLEEQETFARKHFTQYPPRPDILKLPATPSDNLRHDFLTALRINPQIHLAMVIQPLPGKDLPERTHLQADQVMVEQTLSPWNRQRFIVVAEHEKVAPLAVLASAADEPDYGHDINLFSDNPGNVGALYGFGPQPFGDARFQYSSQAPFHMGFFHESAVVYAAAGFLERSWPDWRAYQYMGLARLAFASGHPYWGYRFLGWGLHHIQDLTQPYHAKPLPGVDLASLLLLEGKAIAGFAEDKQAAIERVATRHMEVEKYQSTWLRRLLRVGQAHPMLDAYVDVAQDKRYPPYSVDYLREVVSAESVDDSAAFDEAIGQWLATAPATSDFSSGNQLQRENFDHPALNQQLFKLLGHFGAHSRIYVSAGLAP from the coding sequence ATGAAGCTGACCTTCCTCCTGTTGCTGCTTTGTGCAACGGCCCCGAGTGCCTGGGGCTGGTCGAACCATACGGTGGGCAGCTATCTGGCATTGCAGGATCTGCCGGCCTTGCGCGACGCGCCACTGGTCGAAGTCGAGCCGCTGGAAACCTTTCTTGCGCAGCAATACGAGGCCGTGAGTGCGCTGCTGGAGGAGCAGGAAACCTTCGCCCGCAAGCACTTCACTCAATACCCGCCGCGCCCCGACATCCTGAAATTACCCGCCACGCCGAGTGACAATCTGCGCCACGACTTCCTTACCGCGTTGCGCATCAATCCGCAGATTCATCTGGCGATGGTCATTCAGCCATTGCCGGGCAAAGACCTGCCCGAACGTACGCATCTGCAAGCCGATCAAGTCATGGTCGAACAGACCCTTTCACCATGGAATCGCCAGCGCTTTATCGTTGTCGCCGAGCATGAAAAAGTCGCCCCACTGGCGGTGCTGGCCAGCGCCGCCGATGAGCCGGATTACGGTCACGACATCAATCTGTTCAGCGACAACCCCGGTAACGTCGGCGCGCTCTACGGATTCGGCCCGCAGCCGTTCGGCGATGCACGGTTTCAATACAGCTCGCAGGCGCCGTTTCACATGGGCTTCTTCCACGAAAGCGCGGTGGTCTACGCGGCTGCCGGGTTCCTCGAACGCAGTTGGCCGGACTGGCGCGCGTATCAATACATGGGGCTGGCGCGACTGGCGTTTGCCAGCGGTCATCCGTACTGGGGCTATCGCTTTCTTGGCTGGGGCCTGCACCACATTCAGGACCTGACCCAGCCCTATCACGCCAAGCCATTGCCGGGCGTCGACCTCGCCAGTCTGCTGCTGCTGGAAGGCAAGGCAATCGCCGGTTTCGCCGAAGACAAACAGGCCGCCATCGAGCGCGTCGCCACGCGGCACATGGAAGTGGAGAAGTACCAGTCGACCTGGCTGCGCCGCTTGCTGCGCGTCGGTCAGGCGCATCCGATGCTCGACGCTTACGTCGATGTCGCCCAGGACAAACGCTATCCGCCGTACTCGGTGGACTACCTGCGTGAAGTGGTCAGCGCCGAGTCGGTCGACGATTCCGCAGCCTTCGACGAGGCCATCGGCCAGTGGCTTGCAACGGCGCCAGCGACCAGTGATTTCAGCAGCGGCAATCAGCTGCAACGGGAAAATTTCGACCATCCGGCGCTCAATCAGCAGCTGTTCAAATTGCTCGGCCATTTCGGCGCGCACAGCCGGATTTACGTCAGCGCGGGATTGGCACCCTAG
- a CDS encoding FGGY-family carbohydrate kinase: MDNHPNKRYLLAIDNGTQSVRALLFDLQGNLLGKGKVELQAYYSTQPGWAEQDPEYYWAKLGEACQQVWAQTGIDRSQIAGVSLTTQRGTVINVDAEGKPLRPAILWLDQRQSEVEGGIKGPWGWLFKLVGAQGTVDYFRAQAEANWIAQHQPEVWATTDKFLLLSGFLTHRLCGRFVDSVGCCVGYLPFDFKRLKWAAPSDWKWQALAVRPEQLPTLHKPGETLGYITAEAARHTGIPEGLPLIAAGADKACEVVGSGVVDTSTVCLSYGTTATITSTRSRYLEIVPLIPPYPSAVPDQYNCEVMIYRGYWMVSWFKNEFGLREMQQAQAQGIEPEQLFDALVDAVPPGSMGLMLQPYWSPGIREPGVEAKGAMIGFGDVHTRAHIYRAILEGLAYALRQGMENIERRSKVSIKRLRVAGGGSQSDAAMQLTANIFGLPAERPHVYEASGLGAAICCAVGLGLHVDFPTAIAAMTRVGAVFHPQPEAQKIYEQLYKDVYLRMYRQLKPLYQSIRKITGYPA; encoded by the coding sequence ATGGATAACCACCCGAACAAGCGTTACCTGCTGGCGATCGACAACGGCACCCAGAGCGTGCGCGCGCTGCTCTTCGATTTGCAGGGCAATCTGCTCGGCAAAGGCAAGGTTGAATTGCAGGCGTATTACTCGACGCAACCGGGCTGGGCCGAGCAGGATCCGGAGTATTACTGGGCGAAACTCGGCGAGGCTTGTCAGCAGGTGTGGGCGCAGACTGGCATTGATCGTTCGCAGATTGCCGGTGTTTCGCTGACCACTCAGCGCGGTACGGTGATCAACGTCGATGCCGAGGGCAAGCCATTGCGTCCGGCGATTCTGTGGCTCGATCAGCGTCAGAGCGAAGTCGAAGGCGGGATCAAAGGGCCTTGGGGCTGGCTGTTCAAACTGGTCGGCGCGCAGGGCACCGTGGATTATTTTCGTGCCCAGGCTGAGGCGAACTGGATCGCTCAGCATCAGCCTGAGGTGTGGGCGACGACGGACAAGTTTTTGCTGCTGTCGGGGTTTCTCACCCATCGTCTTTGCGGACGCTTCGTCGACTCGGTGGGCTGCTGCGTCGGCTATCTGCCGTTCGACTTCAAACGCCTGAAATGGGCTGCGCCGAGTGACTGGAAATGGCAGGCGCTGGCGGTGCGGCCCGAGCAATTGCCGACCCTGCACAAACCCGGTGAAACCCTTGGCTACATCACCGCTGAAGCCGCTCGCCATACCGGTATTCCGGAAGGCTTGCCGTTGATTGCGGCGGGTGCCGACAAGGCCTGCGAAGTGGTCGGTTCCGGCGTGGTCGATACGAGCACGGTGTGTTTGTCTTACGGCACCACGGCGACGATCACCAGCACCCGTTCGCGCTATCTGGAAATCGTCCCGTTGATTCCGCCGTACCCCTCGGCGGTGCCGGATCAGTACAACTGCGAGGTGATGATTTATCGCGGTTACTGGATGGTCAGCTGGTTCAAGAACGAGTTCGGTCTGCGCGAGATGCAGCAGGCGCAAGCGCAGGGTATCGAGCCGGAGCAACTGTTCGATGCGCTGGTCGATGCGGTGCCGCCAGGTTCGATGGGTTTGATGCTGCAACCGTACTGGTCGCCGGGGATTCGCGAGCCGGGTGTCGAGGCGAAAGGCGCGATGATCGGCTTCGGCGATGTGCACACCCGCGCGCATATTTACCGGGCGATTCTTGAAGGGTTGGCGTATGCGTTGCGTCAGGGCATGGAGAATATCGAGCGGCGTTCAAAGGTGTCGATCAAGCGTCTGCGCGTGGCCGGTGGCGGTTCGCAAAGTGATGCGGCGATGCAACTGACGGCAAATATTTTCGGCCTGCCGGCGGAGCGTCCGCATGTCTACGAAGCGTCGGGCCTGGGCGCGGCGATTTGTTGTGCGGTGGGGTTGGGATTGCACGTGGATTTCCCCACGGCCATCGCGGCGATGACCCGAGTCGGTGCGGTCTTCCACCCCCAACCCGAGGCACAAAAAATCTACGAGCAACTGTACAAAGACGTCTACCTGCGCATGTACCGCCAACTCAAACCGCTGTACCAGAGCATCCGCAAAATCACCGGCTACCCCGCCTGA
- a CDS encoding glycerol-3-phosphate dehydrogenase/oxidase, whose amino-acid sequence MSQDWNAAWRQQILPTLAGETWDLIVIGGGISGAGILREAARRGWRCLLLEQRDFAWGTSSRSSKMVHGGLRYIAKGQWRLTRDSVRERQRLLDEAPGLVEPMSFMMPHYRGGFPGPRVLGGLLSVYDALAGRRSHRFHDAQQLRYLAPGVKENDLLGGTRFVDALTDDARLVMRVLSEARADGAVVVNGVRVEHLLRENGRVCGVQIEDCEAGATLQLRCGVLAVATGAWAERLRPTETPRQLRPLRGSHLLLPSWRLPVAQAFTFLHERDRRPVFVFPWEGATVVGTTDLDHREDLDQSASISAEELDYLLAACTQQFPGAEVMANDVLSTWSGVRPVVGSAAGDHQDKPSNETREHVLWQEPGCVTLAGGKLTTFRPQAIEVLKACADMLSRPFVDDAAPVFAAAPALTIPQLSSQQWRRLAGRHGRDLPRLAQLIKDIGHATVGATDTLWAELAFACEAEMVLHLDDLLLRRTRLGLLLPRGGEDYFTAIRQLCQPRLGWSDEHWQQEEQRYQALWQRHHGLPDATR is encoded by the coding sequence ATGAGTCAGGACTGGAACGCCGCGTGGCGCCAGCAGATTCTGCCAACACTGGCGGGGGAAACCTGGGATCTGATCGTCATCGGCGGCGGTATCAGCGGCGCCGGCATCCTGCGTGAAGCGGCGCGCCGTGGTTGGCGTTGTCTGTTGCTGGAACAACGGGATTTTGCCTGGGGCACGTCTAGCCGATCCTCGAAAATGGTACACGGCGGTTTGCGTTACATCGCTAAAGGACAATGGCGCCTGACCCGTGATTCGGTGCGCGAGCGTCAGCGCTTGCTCGACGAAGCGCCGGGGCTGGTCGAGCCGATGAGTTTCATGATGCCGCACTATCGCGGTGGTTTTCCCGGGCCTCGGGTGTTGGGTGGTTTGCTAAGCGTTTACGACGCCTTGGCGGGTCGGCGCAGCCATCGTTTTCATGACGCGCAGCAACTGCGTTATCTGGCGCCTGGCGTGAAGGAAAATGACTTGCTCGGCGGCACCCGTTTTGTCGATGCACTGACCGACGATGCGCGGCTGGTGATGCGCGTATTGAGCGAGGCGCGCGCCGATGGCGCGGTCGTGGTTAACGGCGTTCGCGTCGAACATTTGCTGCGAGAAAACGGCCGAGTGTGCGGCGTGCAGATCGAAGATTGCGAAGCCGGCGCGACCCTGCAATTGCGTTGTGGTGTGCTCGCGGTGGCCACTGGTGCGTGGGCTGAACGCTTGCGCCCGACTGAGACTCCACGGCAATTACGGCCGTTACGCGGCAGTCATTTATTGCTGCCGAGCTGGCGTCTGCCGGTGGCGCAGGCGTTCACGTTTCTGCATGAGCGCGACCGGAGACCGGTGTTCGTTTTTCCGTGGGAAGGCGCGACGGTGGTGGGCACCACGGATCTTGATCATCGCGAAGATCTGGATCAGAGCGCGAGCATCAGCGCTGAAGAACTCGACTATCTGCTGGCCGCCTGCACGCAACAATTCCCTGGCGCAGAAGTGATGGCGAATGACGTGTTGTCGACCTGGTCGGGCGTACGTCCGGTAGTCGGCAGTGCAGCGGGCGATCATCAAGACAAACCCTCGAACGAAACCCGTGAACATGTGCTGTGGCAGGAGCCCGGTTGCGTGACCTTGGCCGGCGGCAAACTGACCACGTTCCGCCCGCAAGCCATCGAAGTGCTCAAGGCCTGCGCAGACATGCTTTCGCGTCCCTTCGTTGATGACGCCGCGCCAGTTTTTGCCGCCGCCCCTGCACTGACAATTCCGCAATTGAGCAGCCAGCAGTGGCGACGCCTGGCCGGACGGCATGGCCGCGACCTGCCGAGGCTGGCGCAACTGATCAAAGACATCGGCCACGCAACGGTCGGCGCTACGGATACCTTGTGGGCGGAATTGGCCTTCGCCTGTGAAGCGGAAATGGTTCTGCATCTGGACGATCTGCTCCTGCGCCGCACGCGTCTTGGCCTGTTGCTGCCTCGTGGCGGCGAAGATTATTTCACCGCCATCCGCCAACTCTGCCAGCCACGACTCGGCTGGAGCGACGAGCACTGGCAGCAGGAAGAACAGCGTTATCAGGCGTTGTGGCAACGCCATCACGGTTTGCCGGATGCCACGCGTTGA